GAGAACGTACTGATGGTAAATGTCGGTCCGTTTACCCAGATAGGGCACATCCTGATCGGCATAGTTAATCTGAACGGCTTTGACCACCGACGGTTGTCCGAGATCGGTCTGAATAAATTCGCCGGGATTGGCGGTAGCAGCTGACCAGTAGGTTTTGATATCCTCATCGACTGCATAATTCGGCAGCAGTCCGCCCAGTGTGGAAGAGACCAGTACCGGTTTCTGGTAGTTCAGCAGCATCCAGCCGGTGAAGCGGCTTTTCCGGTGATCGGCGGGTCCGTTGGGCAGATAATGCGGGTAATCACCGAAGTGAGTGATGGAATACATCACCCCGTCCGAATCGAATCCGGTGGGAAAAATGCTGTTCCGGCGTTCAAAATTGTTTTTCACGCTGATGACCGTTGTGGTAACATGCCACCAGTTATCGAACACGTCCTTAAACGTGGCGCCATGGCCCGAACCGCGTGCGAATCCGCCCGGTTTGGCGCAAAATGGATTGTGGGTCTGATACGTCCAGGGACCGAGCGGGGAAGAACTGGTGTACACTCCGTCGGCATAACCGCTGAACTCGGTTCCGGGGGCGCCGTACTGCAAGTAATACACCCCATTGTGTTTGGTCATCCAGGCCCCTTCCATGAACGGATCCAGAAAGTTATTGTCATTGTACTCTCCGAAGCGTTCCCAGCCGTTTTCTTCGTCATTCAGCCGAATCAGATCGACCCGTTCCGATTTTGGCTGAAGGGTTTTCCGGTCGATTTCGCGACCGTATAACGGATAGAAATTGCTGGAGCCATGGTAGAGATAAAGCCTACCGTCGTCATCGAGGAAATAGGCCGGATCCCAGGCTCCGGATTGTGAGGAATCAATGGCTTCCTTCCAGTCATCTTTAAACGGATTGGTACTCATCCAGATGGGGAACGTTTTTTCGTACGTGGACCCAATGACAAACATGGTGTCACCCGAAGTCCAGACGGCCGGGGCACAGAGTTCATCATACACTTTGTGCCAGGGTTTCAGAAACAGCCGGGGAACAAACGTCCAGTTTGCAAGATCGGCACTCCACCAATAACCCCATTGATTGGTTGAAAACAGGAAGTAATGGTTTTTATAAGTGACAATGACCGGATCGGCCGTAGCCCGGTGTTTTCCTCCGGTGGCAAAATTCGGAATGGGTGTGAATCCGTAATCG
The nucleotide sequence above comes from Bacteroidota bacterium. Encoded proteins:
- a CDS encoding family 43 glycosylhydrolase, with the protein product MTLRVTLLLLVGLFFSNLSAQKPTTYCNPMNLDYGFTPIPNFATGGKHRATADPVIVTYKNHYFLFSTNQWGYWWSADLANWTFVPRLFLKPWHKVYDELCAPAVWTSGDTMFVIGSTYEKTFPIWMSTNPFKDDWKEAIDSSQSGAWDPAYFLDDDGRLYLYHGSSNFYPLYGREIDRKTLQPKSERVDLIRLNDEENGWERFGEYNDNNFLDPFMEGAWMTKHNGVYYLQYGAPGTEFSGYADGVYTSSSPLGPWTYQTHNPFCAKPGGFARGSGHGATFKDVFDNWWHVTTTVISVKNNFERRNSIFPTGFDSDGVMYSITHFGDYPHYLPNGPADHRKSRFTGWMLLNYQKPVLVSSTLGGLLPNYAVDEDIKTYWSAATANPGEFIQTDLGQPSVVKAVQINYADQDVPYLGKRTDIYHQYVLSHSADGKTWNVLVDKSANKTDVPHDYLELPAPVTTRFLRLENRHMAAGKFAISGFRVFGNAPVALPDTVRGFIVLRQGSDKRNAWIKWHQEPNATGYHIYYGTAPDKLYSSIQIYGKNEYYFKLMNSKTTYYFCIEPFNEAGIGPRTPVVRVD